One part of the Theropithecus gelada isolate Dixy chromosome 5, Tgel_1.0, whole genome shotgun sequence genome encodes these proteins:
- the CXCL13 gene encoding C-X-C motif chemokine 13: protein MKFISASLLLMLLVSSLSPVQGVLEVYYTHLRCRCVQESSVFIPRRFIDRIQISPRGNGCPRKEIIVWKKNKSVVCVDPQAEWIQRIMQLLRKKSSSTPPVPVFKRKIP from the exons ATGAAGTTCATCTCGGCATCTCTGCTTCTCATGCTGCTGGTCAGCAGCCTCTCTCCAGTCCAAG GTGTTCTAGAGGTCTATTACACACACTTGAGGTGTAGATGTGTCCAAGAGAGCTCAGTCTTTATCCCCAGACGCTTCATTGATCGAATTCAAATCTCGCCTCGTGGGAATGGTTGTCCAAGGAAAGAAATCAT aGTCTGGAAGAAGAACAAGTCAGTTGTGTGTGTGGACCCTCAAGCTGAATGGATACAGAGAATAATGCAATTGTTGAGAAA GAAAAGTTCTTCAACTCCACCAGTTCCAGTGTTTAAGAGAAAGATTCCCTGA